A genomic segment from Desulfonatronum lacustre DSM 10312 encodes:
- the hisS gene encoding histidine--tRNA ligase, giving the protein MTMIQSGKGFVDLFSPKSDLFTSIEATARDVFAGYGCRELRTPIIEYTELFVRGIGDETDVVQKEMYSFPDRKGRSMTLRPEATAGVLRACIQHKLLRQDEVLKFFTLGPMFRYERPQMGRQRQFHQINVEILGSASHLVDVDMLFMLHRFLSEIGLTGLEYQLNSLGCAACRPTFRAALDDYLRDVDQSGLCEDCQRRITTNPLRVLDCKVPGCKALTTGAPVITDHNCDACRVHFDAVLDLLGRSRLQVTLNPLLVRGLDYYQRTTFEVVSTDIGAQSSVAGGGRYDGLVKQLGGPDVSGIGFACGLERLAMLAPEQPDPGVDVYIAVHAETLLEKALEIAQVLRGQRFSVEFPYAFRSLKSQMRSANKAGARFALMLDEDGAAQCTVAVKDMRDGEQYVVSEADLPGNLLNRMAGGA; this is encoded by the coding sequence ATGACCATGATACAAAGCGGCAAAGGATTCGTGGACCTTTTTTCGCCGAAAAGCGACCTGTTCACCTCCATCGAAGCCACGGCCCGGGATGTCTTTGCCGGATACGGCTGTCGGGAATTGCGCACGCCGATCATCGAGTACACGGAACTCTTCGTGCGGGGCATCGGCGACGAGACCGACGTGGTTCAGAAGGAGATGTACTCCTTTCCGGACCGCAAAGGCCGCTCCATGACCCTGCGGCCCGAGGCCACCGCCGGGGTACTGCGGGCCTGCATCCAGCACAAGCTGTTGCGCCAGGACGAGGTGCTCAAGTTCTTCACCCTGGGCCCCATGTTCCGCTACGAGCGTCCGCAAATGGGCCGCCAGCGCCAGTTTCATCAGATCAACGTCGAAATTCTGGGATCAGCCTCCCACCTCGTGGACGTGGACATGCTGTTCATGCTCCACCGTTTTCTCTCGGAAATCGGCCTGACCGGCCTGGAATACCAGCTCAACAGCCTGGGCTGCGCCGCCTGCCGACCGACGTTTCGGGCCGCCCTGGATGACTACCTCCGGGACGTGGACCAATCGGGCCTGTGCGAGGACTGCCAGCGTCGGATAACCACCAATCCATTGCGCGTCCTGGACTGCAAGGTTCCCGGATGCAAGGCCTTGACCACGGGCGCGCCGGTAATCACGGACCATAACTGCGACGCCTGCCGGGTGCATTTCGACGCCGTGCTGGACCTGCTGGGCCGCTCCCGGCTCCAGGTCACGCTCAATCCCCTGCTGGTCCGCGGCCTGGACTACTACCAGCGCACGACCTTTGAAGTGGTTTCCACGGACATCGGCGCCCAGTCCTCGGTGGCCGGGGGCGGGCGCTACGACGGTCTGGTCAAACAGCTCGGCGGCCCGGACGTATCGGGCATCGGCTTTGCCTGCGGCCTGGAGCGTCTGGCCATGCTGGCCCCGGAGCAGCCGGATCCGGGAGTGGACGTGTACATTGCCGTGCATGCCGAAACCCTTCTGGAAAAAGCCCTGGAAATCGCCCAGGTTCTGCGCGGTCAACGTTTTTCCGTGGAGTTCCCCTACGCCTTCCGCAGCCTGAAAAGCCAGATGCGCTCCGCGAACAAGGCCGGAGCCCGCTTCGCCCTGATGCTGGACGAGGACGGGGCGGCTCAGTGCACCGTGGCGGTCAAGGACATGCGCGACGGCGAACAATATGTCGTGTCCGAAGCGGATCTGCCGGGGAATCTGCTGAACCGGATGGCGGGCGGCGCGTAG
- the aspS gene encoding aspartate--tRNA ligase: protein MTETTSQRECEALGDWQRSHHCSQLRITDTDQEVCLMGWVQFRRDHGGLIFIDLRDLHGRTQVVFNPEINAEAHARAHVLRSEYVLAIQGVVRARPEGMRNPGLPTGDVEVEVRSWKLLNSAKTPPFPIEDRVEVTESTRLEYRYLDLRRPQCTRNLILRHKATQAFRNFLNQEGFLELETPILTKSTPEGARDFLVPSRMNPGSFYALPQSPQLFKQLFMVAGMDRYYQIVRCFRDEDLRADRQPEFTQIDLELSFVDQAQVMDLAERMIRQVFKQALDIDLPDPFPRLTYDQAMGSYGVDKPDIRFDLLLHDVTDIVRGSQFKLFASAKLVKALVLPGGSSLSRNDIDQLTEFVKIYGAQGLAWIKIKADEWQSPIAKFLSQEERAGLTAALGLKEGDIVFFQAASPDVVNAALGNLRLELAQRFNLVDETSFQPVWITDFPLLEHDPDAQRWVARHHPFTSPQDGHEELMVNQPGEALAKAYDLCLNGYEIGGGSVRIHSATMQERMFAALGIDEEEARRQFGFLLKALEYGAPPHAGIAFGLDRLVMLMTGSASIRDVIAFPKTQKASCLMTQAPSPVSNVQLRELGLKAREAVK, encoded by the coding sequence ATGACCGAAACCACATCACAGCGCGAATGCGAGGCTCTGGGCGACTGGCAGCGCAGCCATCATTGCTCTCAACTACGGATTACGGACACCGACCAAGAGGTCTGTCTGATGGGCTGGGTCCAGTTTCGCCGGGACCACGGCGGGCTGATCTTCATCGACCTGCGCGACCTGCACGGCCGGACCCAGGTGGTGTTCAACCCGGAGATCAACGCCGAGGCCCATGCCCGGGCGCACGTGCTGCGCTCCGAGTACGTCCTGGCCATTCAAGGTGTGGTTCGCGCCCGGCCCGAAGGGATGCGCAATCCGGGTTTGCCCACCGGGGACGTGGAAGTGGAGGTGCGTTCCTGGAAGCTGCTCAACAGCGCCAAGACTCCGCCCTTTCCCATTGAGGACCGGGTGGAAGTCACCGAGTCAACCCGCCTGGAGTATCGCTATCTGGATCTGCGCCGTCCCCAGTGCACCCGCAACCTGATTCTGCGGCACAAGGCCACCCAGGCCTTCCGGAATTTTCTGAACCAGGAAGGCTTCCTGGAACTGGAAACCCCGATCCTGACGAAAAGCACCCCCGAGGGCGCACGGGATTTCCTGGTCCCCAGCCGCATGAATCCGGGCTCGTTCTATGCCCTGCCCCAATCGCCGCAGCTCTTCAAGCAATTGTTCATGGTCGCGGGCATGGACCGCTATTATCAGATCGTGCGCTGTTTCCGCGACGAGGACCTGCGCGCCGACCGCCAGCCGGAGTTCACCCAGATCGACCTGGAGCTGTCCTTCGTGGATCAGGCCCAGGTCATGGATCTGGCCGAGCGGATGATTCGCCAGGTGTTCAAGCAGGCCCTGGACATCGACCTGCCCGACCCATTCCCCCGCCTGACCTACGACCAAGCCATGGGCTCCTACGGGGTGGACAAGCCGGACATCCGCTTCGACCTGCTGCTGCATGACGTGACGGACATCGTCCGCGGCTCCCAGTTCAAGCTGTTCGCCTCAGCCAAGCTGGTCAAGGCCCTGGTCCTGCCCGGAGGGTCGAGCCTGTCCCGCAACGACATCGACCAGCTGACCGAATTCGTGAAGATTTACGGGGCCCAGGGCCTGGCCTGGATCAAGATCAAGGCCGACGAGTGGCAGTCACCCATCGCCAAGTTCCTCTCGCAGGAGGAGCGGGCCGGGCTGACTGCGGCCCTGGGGTTGAAGGAAGGCGACATCGTCTTTTTCCAGGCCGCCTCCCCGGACGTGGTCAACGCGGCCCTGGGCAATTTGCGCCTGGAGCTGGCCCAGCGGTTCAACCTGGTGGATGAAACCAGCTTTCAACCGGTCTGGATTACGGACTTTCCGCTCCTGGAGCACGACCCGGACGCCCAGCGCTGGGTGGCCCGGCACCATCCCTTCACCAGCCCCCAGGACGGCCACGAGGAGCTCATGGTGAACCAGCCCGGTGAGGCTCTGGCCAAGGCCTACGACCTGTGCCTGAACGGCTACGAGATCGGCGGCGGATCCGTGCGCATCCATTCCGCGACCATGCAGGAGCGGATGTTCGCGGCCCTGGGCATTGACGAAGAAGAGGCCCGCAGGCAGTTCGGCTTTCTGCTCAAGGCCCTGGAATACGGCGCCCCGCCCCATGCCGGGATCGCTTTTGGCCTGGACCGGCTGGTGATGCTGATGACCGGGTCAGCCTCCATCCGGGACGTGATCGCCTTCCCCAAAACCCAGAAGGCCTCGTGCCTGATGACCCAGGCCCCTTCGCCCGTGTCCAACGTCCAGTTGCGCGAGTTGGGATTAAAGGCCCGGGAAGCGGTAAAGTAG
- a CDS encoding molybdopterin-guanine dinucleotide biosynthesis protein MobB: MTTRAMGFVGFHKSGKTTLVTQVAQHLRDQGHRVGIIKSSHHPFDLGATDTGKLAGTGCPVAGINPDQTMLVLPNSMPIMSAWSLLDADILLVEGGKKLTFLPRIILPRTEPGSTDDPAGLADGLALAAWEQEEATGLPVCSTVDEVADLVLQRGFLLPALDCGACGREDCAELARDVVAGRASPDDCKAVEDAFSVRVNGVPLGMNPFVARIMASTLRGMLCQLKGYAPGTIDIHLGPASGGTS; the protein is encoded by the coding sequence ATGACCACGCGAGCCATGGGCTTCGTCGGTTTTCATAAATCCGGTAAAACAACCTTGGTGACCCAGGTGGCGCAGCATTTGCGCGACCAGGGGCACCGGGTGGGGATCATCAAAAGCAGTCATCATCCCTTTGATCTGGGAGCGACGGACACGGGCAAGCTGGCCGGGACCGGATGCCCCGTGGCCGGGATCAATCCGGACCAGACCATGCTCGTGCTGCCCAATTCCATGCCGATCATGTCCGCCTGGTCCCTGCTGGACGCGGACATTCTTCTGGTGGAAGGCGGAAAAAAGCTGACCTTCCTGCCCCGGATCATTTTGCCGCGAACCGAGCCGGGTTCAACGGATGACCCCGCGGGCCTGGCCGACGGCCTGGCCCTGGCCGCCTGGGAGCAGGAAGAAGCCACGGGCCTGCCCGTCTGCTCAACTGTTGACGAGGTCGCGGATTTGGTGCTCCAGCGCGGGTTCCTGCTTCCGGCTCTGGACTGCGGTGCCTGCGGACGGGAAGACTGCGCGGAGCTGGCCCGGGACGTGGTGGCCGGAAGGGCCTCTCCCGATGATTGCAAGGCCGTTGAGGACGCCTTTTCCGTGCGCGTGAACGGCGTGCCTCTGGGCATGAATCCTTTCGTGGCCAGGATCATGGCCTCGACCCTCCGGGGTATGCTGTGTCAGCTCAAGGGCTACGCGCCCGGGACCATTGATATTCATCTCGGCCCGGC